The region ATGCTACAGCACCTTCCTTTTTTGCGAAAACAGTCTGGTAGTAATCTCTGTCTTTATCCTCATCTTCCCTCTCAATGTAAGGGGGAAGAGGTATATGACCGTATTTTTCTATGAGATATTTAATATCTTCGCCTACAAGCTGGACAACAGCCTTTCCTTCATCCAGTTTTTCTAAAAGTTTTACCCTGAAATCCTCAGATATTATTACGACCTGTCCTTCTTTTAGTCTTTTAATATTCTTTATAAGAGCTTCCCAGACATTCTCAGTTACAGGTTTTAGAAGAAATATCTCTATCTTTGCACCTGTTTCCTTTCTTCCTATAAGTCTTGCAGGGATAACCTTTGTGTCGTTTAAAACAAGGAGATCTCCCTCTTTAAGATAATCTCCTATATCCCTGAATATTCTATGTTCTATGGTTCTTTCTTTTCTGTTCAAAACCATAAGTCTACAGCTGTCCCTCGGTTCAACAGGATACTTTGCTATAAGCTCCTTAGGAAGTCTGTAGTCATAATCTGACAGTCTGTGCATCTTACTTTGTGAACCTTGAGATTATTATGAATATTAATGATAGGACTATACTCAGTACAATTGATGTTGCTAAAGGGAAGTAAAAAGTGAAGTTATCTCTTTTTATATAGATATCTCCAGGAAGTCTTCCAAGCCCAAATGGGAGCTTCTCAAAAAATGTTATAAGAACTCCTATAATCACAAGTAAAACGCCTATAAGTATTATAGTTTTTCCTAATCCTTCCAATTTTCCTTCCCGGAAATTTTTTCAAAAATATATGTCTGTCATGTGAAATTTTCCATTATATTTTTTAATCTCTCTGTGTTCTCTTTTATATTATCATCCTTAAAAACAGCTGACACCACAGCAACATTTCTACAGCCCGTTTTCAGAAGATCAGTCAGGTTTTTCTCATTTATTCCACCTATAGCAACAACAGGCTGGACCGATATTTTCATAACCTCTTTAAGTTTTTCCAGACCTGCATACACAGCATCTTCCTTTGTTGACGTGGGGAAAACTGATCCAAAGCCTATATAATCAACAGGAAGGCTGTTTGCCTTTATCACATCCTCAATCTTTTTTGTTGAAAGTCCTATGATTTTTTCAAAGCCAAGTATCCTTCTTGCAACCTCAACATCAAGATCATCCTGTCCAAGATGAACACCATCTGCATCTACAGCAATGGCTATATCAATCCTGTCATTTACAATAAAAGGGATGTCGTATTTCCTGCATACCTTTTTTATAACAACAGCCTCCTCATACATCTTTTTTGAGCTTTTATTTTTTGCTCTGTACTGTATAACGGTTGCACCACCGGATATAGCCTGTTCTATACAGCTGTAAATATCCTTTCCCTCAAGGAGTTTTTCATCTGTTATAACGTAAAGTGAAAGATCCATCCTTTCCAACTTTCTAAAACCTGCATTATTTATTATCATTTAATATTATACGATTTGATTTTGAAAAAATTATCGGTTATTCTAATAAAACGGCGTTTGACTATCGTAGCGAGGTAGGGTTATGACAGGTTACTTAGCACTGCTGATATTCTTCGTTATTGCTACAGTTATTGGAGCTGCAATGCTTATAATAAACAGACTGGTAGCTCCTAAAATCCCTGATCCTATGGAAGGTTATACATATGAGTGTGGTGTTCCTCTGTACGATAAAACATCACATCTCTCCTTAGAGCAGAAATACTATCTACTCGGCTTACTTCTCGTTCTGTTTGACCTTGAGGCAGCATTTGTTCTGCCGTGGGGTGCTGTCTTTAAAGCTATAGCTGAGATAAACCCATGGCTGATATTTATTGAGATGTTTATATTCCTTTTCATACTGATACTTGGATATATATATGCCTGGAAAAAAGGAGCGTTAAGATGGCAGTAAAACATAATAATGGGATAATACTTACTACAGTTGAGGAAGTTCTTAGCTGGGGTAGAAGGAACTCTTTATGGCCTGCATCTGTAGGTCTTGCATGCTGTGCTATAGAGATGATGCATACAGCAGCATCAAGATTTGATACTGACAGGCTCGGTATAATATTCAGAGGTTCTCCAAGACAGTCAGATGTTCTCATAGTTGCTGGAACTGTTGTTAACAAGGTTGCACCTATGTTAAAGCTTATATACGATCAGATGCCAGACCCTAAATGGGTTATAGCTATGGGAGGTTGCTCATCTGCAGGTGGACCGTTCCCAACATACGCAACACTCCAGGGTGTTGACAGAATAATACCCGTTGATGTTTATGTTCCAGGATGTCCTCCAACGCCACAGGCACTCCTCTGGGGAATACTTGAGCTCCAGAAAAAGATAAAGGCTAAAAAAGAAGGTAAGGTTTGGGAAGAGATACCTGTCAGAGAAGTGCCTACAGCTTCTCAGCCAATACCTATTAAAGAGAAATCACCTCTTGGATTTTAATAGAAGCTCCCATTTTTGGGAGCATTTTCCCCTTTCATATACCGGGATTTAAGGGGTATTATTTTGCATTTATGGGCTGATTTGGAAGAGCTTAAACTTCTTGAGGGGAAATTTTCTGATATTCAGATAGAAAAGACAGAAAACTTTACCTCAATCACGGTTAAAAAAGAAGATCTTTTAAATGCTCTTGGATTTTTAAAGGAAGACTTAGGCTATAAGATGTTTATTGATCTTACAGCTGTTGATTACTACCCGCAGGAACCAAGATTTCTCTGCGTTTATATACTTTTCTCACCTGATAAGAAGAAAAGGATAGCTGTAAAATGCTGGGCTGAAAATGATTCGGTTCCGTCTGTTATATCTCTCTGGAAAGGTGCTAAATGGGCTGAAAGAGAGGTTTATGATCTTTTTGGTATAAAGTTTGAAGGGCATAACAATCTTGTCAGAATGTTTCTGTGGGAAGGTTATAAATACCATCCTTTAAGAAAGGACTTCCCGAAAGAAGGTATACAGGAGGTCTATCTCCCATCTCTAAATCTTAGACCTGAGGAGATACCTGCTCACAACTACAGTCCCTACCATACATATGTTCCAACTATGGAAGAGCTTGAGAAAACACAGAAAAGCAGGATGGAAAAGCGGTCACAGATAGTTCTTAACTGGGGTCCTCTACATCCCGGAACTCACGGAACTATATGGTTTCTTTTTGATATGGAAGGGGAGACTATAAAGAACTGTGAGATCATACTTGGACAGCTCCACAGGGGAATTGAGAAGCTTGCAGAGGATCTGACCTATACACAGATAATCCCATACACAGACAGAATGGATTACATATCAGCTCTGTGCAGTCAGGTGGCATATGTAAATACCGTTGAAAAGCTTTTAGGTGTTGAACCTCCTGAAAAGGCGAAATGGATAAGAACTATGATGTGTGAGCTACAGAGGATAAACTCTCATCTCCTCTGGCTTGGGACATACGCACTTGATCTTGGAGCTCTTACGATATTTCTGTATGCCTTCAGGGAAAGGGAAAAAATTATGGACATAATAGAGGGAATTGCCGGTATAAGGCTAAACTCTACTTACATAAGGATAGGAGGTCTGTCTAAGGATCTGCCCGAAGGTGCTTTAGATGTTATAAAACATTTTCTTCAGGACTTTCCTGAAAAACTTGATGAGTATGAAACTATACTCACGAAAAACAGGATATGGCTCAGGAGAAATCTTAATATAGGTATTGTCAATAAAGAACAGGTTTACCAGTACGGACTTACAGGTGTTGTGGCAAGGTCTGCAGGTGTTCCTTACGATATAAGAATGTTACAGCCTACAGATGCTTATGATAAGGTTGATTTTGATATTCCACTTGGAAGGGTCGGTGACTGTTATGACAGGTATCTGATAAGAATGGAGGAGATGAGGCAGAGCCTTAGAATAATAGAGCAGTGTGTTGAAAAGATAGAAAAACTTAAAGATGATAAGCATATATCAACGGAAAACCCCTATGTTCTTCCAACACTTGATGAGGTCTTTAACTCTATTGAGTCTATGGTCAAGGATTTTAACCTCAGGATTTATGGAGAACAGGCACCTGAAGGTGAGATATATATGTCAGGTGAAAATCCAAGGGGAGAGCTTGGATTTTATATTGTGAGCAAAGGGGATGGAAAACCTTACAGGATAAAGATAAGATCAGGTGCTTTCTATAATCTCCAGATATTCCCTGAACTTATAAAAGGAAGAACTGTTGCTGATGCTGTTGCTTTACTTGGGAGCCTTGATCCAGTTGTTGGAGAGACCGACAGATAATTGTAAAACAAACACTGTTTGATTTTTAATTGAGATATGTTAAGATGTTTTAAATAAATTAGTAATGACGAGGTTAGGATGGAACTACTCGGGACGGTTATCGGCGTTACTGTGAAATCTCTGATATTTATAATCGTTATGTTCCTCGCTGCAGCTTATCTAACATTACTTGAAAGAAAATTTGCAGGTCATGTCCAACAGAGACCAGGTCCACTTCATGTTGGGCCACACGGTTTTCTACAGCCTATAGCTGATGCTTTAAAGGTTCTTACAAAGGAGGATCTTGTTCCTGATAGTGTTGATAAGGTTCTTTTCTATATGGCATCTCTTCTTGCATTTGTACCTGCAATAATGATACTTGCAGTTGTTCCTTTTGGAGAGCCTTTTACAATTTTTGGACTTGAGATCAAACCTTATGTTACAGATTTGAATATAGCTATCTTATTAGCACTCGCATTTGGTAGTTTATCAATATACGGTGTTATATTTGCAGGATGGGCTTCTAACTCAAAATACCCTATGATAGGGGGTCTCAGGAAAGCTGCTGTTCTTATAGGTTATGAGGTTGCACTCGGTTTTGCTATGGTTGGTCCTATTATGCAGGCTGGAAGTTTTTCATTAAGGGAGATCGTTGAAGCCCAGTCCGGTATGTGGTTTATAATCCCAAA is a window of Persephonella marina EX-H1 DNA encoding:
- the nuoD gene encoding NADH dehydrogenase (quinone) subunit D, yielding MHLWADLEELKLLEGKFSDIQIEKTENFTSITVKKEDLLNALGFLKEDLGYKMFIDLTAVDYYPQEPRFLCVYILFSPDKKKRIAVKCWAENDSVPSVISLWKGAKWAEREVYDLFGIKFEGHNNLVRMFLWEGYKYHPLRKDFPKEGIQEVYLPSLNLRPEEIPAHNYSPYHTYVPTMEELEKTQKSRMEKRSQIVLNWGPLHPGTHGTIWFLFDMEGETIKNCEIILGQLHRGIEKLAEDLTYTQIIPYTDRMDYISALCSQVAYVNTVEKLLGVEPPEKAKWIRTMMCELQRINSHLLWLGTYALDLGALTIFLYAFREREKIMDIIEGIAGIRLNSTYIRIGGLSKDLPEGALDVIKHFLQDFPEKLDEYETILTKNRIWLRRNLNIGIVNKEQVYQYGLTGVVARSAGVPYDIRMLQPTDAYDKVDFDIPLGRVGDCYDRYLIRMEEMRQSLRIIEQCVEKIEKLKDDKHISTENPYVLPTLDEVFNSIESMVKDFNLRIYGEQAPEGEIYMSGENPRGELGFYIVSKGDGKPYRIKIRSGAFYNLQIFPELIKGRTVADAVALLGSLDPVVGETDR
- the nuoH gene encoding NADH-quinone oxidoreductase subunit NuoH translates to MELLGTVIGVTVKSLIFIIVMFLAAAYLTLLERKFAGHVQQRPGPLHVGPHGFLQPIADALKVLTKEDLVPDSVDKVLFYMASLLAFVPAIMILAVVPFGEPFTIFGLEIKPYVTDLNIAILLALAFGSLSIYGVIFAGWASNSKYPMIGGLRKAAVLIGYEVALGFAMVGPIMQAGSFSLREIVEAQSGMWFIIPNILAFVVIIFAILAETGRTPFDVQEAEAELVGGYVTEYTGMKFGLFPLAEWYIATFVLSAIAVILFFGGWQPLPLMGWLPIPDIIWFFIKVFLLFMFFLWVHWTLPRYRVDQITELAWKVMLPLALANILVVALWIIFIG
- a CDS encoding NuoB/complex I 20 kDa subunit family protein, with product MAVKHNNGIILTTVEEVLSWGRRNSLWPASVGLACCAIEMMHTAASRFDTDRLGIIFRGSPRQSDVLIVAGTVVNKVAPMLKLIYDQMPDPKWVIAMGGCSSAGGPFPTYATLQGVDRIIPVDVYVPGCPPTPQALLWGILELQKKIKAKKEGKVWEEIPVREVPTASQPIPIKEKSPLGF
- a CDS encoding DUF2905 domain-containing protein — encoded protein: MEGLGKTIILIGVLLVIIGVLITFFEKLPFGLGRLPGDIYIKRDNFTFYFPLATSIVLSIVLSLIFIIISRFTK
- the queA gene encoding tRNA preQ1(34) S-adenosylmethionine ribosyltransferase-isomerase QueA, which encodes MHRLSDYDYRLPKELIAKYPVEPRDSCRLMVLNRKERTIEHRIFRDIGDYLKEGDLLVLNDTKVIPARLIGRKETGAKIEIFLLKPVTENVWEALIKNIKRLKEGQVVIISEDFRVKLLEKLDEGKAVVQLVGEDIKYLIEKYGHIPLPPYIEREDEDKDRDYYQTVFAKKEGAVASPTAGLHFTEELLEKLKEKGIKTAFVTLHVGLGTFRPITVEDITKHKMHEEFYQIPEETLDLIRETKERGRSVVAVGTTVVRTLETYAQTGKKEGFSDIFIYPPYDFKIVDSMITNFHLPKSTLLLLVSAFAGRDFILEAYREAVEKRYRFFSYGDAMLIL
- the thiE gene encoding thiamine phosphate synthase; its protein translation is MDLSLYVITDEKLLEGKDIYSCIEQAISGGATVIQYRAKNKSSKKMYEEAVVIKKVCRKYDIPFIVNDRIDIAIAVDADGVHLGQDDLDVEVARRILGFEKIIGLSTKKIEDVIKANSLPVDYIGFGSVFPTSTKEDAVYAGLEKLKEVMKISVQPVVAIGGINEKNLTDLLKTGCRNVAVVSAVFKDDNIKENTERLKNIMENFT
- a CDS encoding NADH-quinone oxidoreductase subunit A, which encodes MTGYLALLIFFVIATVIGAAMLIINRLVAPKIPDPMEGYTYECGVPLYDKTSHLSLEQKYYLLGLLLVLFDLEAAFVLPWGAVFKAIAEINPWLIFIEMFIFLFILILGYIYAWKKGALRWQ